One Streptomyces sp. NBC_01237 genomic region harbors:
- a CDS encoding serine/threonine-protein kinase produces MARNIGSRYTAHQILGRGSAGTVWLGEGPEGPVAIKLLREDLASDQELVGRFVRERTALLGLDHPQVVTVRDLVVDGNDLALVMTLVRGTDLRTRLDRERRLAPEAAVAIIADVADGLAAAHAAGVVHRDVKPENILLDMEGPLGPGGSHPALLTDFGVAKLIDTPSRTKSTKIIGTPDYLAPEIVEGLPPRAAVDIYALATVLYELLAGFTPFGGGHPGAVLRRHVTETVVPLPGIPEELWQLLVQCLAKAPASRLRASELAHRLRELLPLLAGIPPLDVDEPGAEETEPQALAYDEQQYTPAEEPRRRGAVPLVPGSAPDSNRDTHTSMRVPAPDELAGGPLGTARAPRAPGRPRPGSARNKSAAVRKRRITLGVAAVALCAAVAVGGWLAAGGDDAGATPQDTKNSAPSSP; encoded by the coding sequence TTGGCACGGAATATCGGCAGCCGGTACACCGCCCACCAGATCCTGGGGCGCGGCAGCGCCGGCACGGTGTGGCTCGGCGAGGGGCCCGAGGGCCCCGTCGCCATCAAGCTGCTCCGCGAGGACCTCGCGTCCGACCAGGAGCTCGTGGGCCGCTTCGTGCGGGAGCGCACCGCCCTGCTCGGGCTCGACCATCCCCAGGTGGTCACCGTCCGCGACCTCGTCGTCGACGGCAACGACCTGGCCCTGGTCATGACGCTCGTACGCGGCACGGATCTGCGCACCCGCCTCGACCGCGAGCGCCGCCTCGCCCCCGAGGCCGCCGTCGCGATCATCGCGGACGTCGCCGACGGCCTCGCCGCCGCGCACGCCGCCGGGGTGGTCCACCGCGACGTCAAGCCGGAGAACATCCTGCTCGACATGGAGGGGCCGCTCGGCCCCGGCGGTTCGCACCCCGCCCTGCTCACCGACTTCGGCGTCGCGAAGCTGATCGACACCCCGAGCCGCACCAAGTCCACCAAGATCATCGGTACGCCGGACTATCTGGCCCCCGAGATCGTCGAGGGACTCCCGCCGCGCGCCGCCGTGGACATCTACGCCCTCGCGACGGTGCTGTACGAGCTCCTCGCCGGGTTCACGCCCTTCGGGGGCGGCCACCCCGGCGCGGTCCTGCGCCGTCATGTGACCGAGACCGTGGTCCCGCTCCCCGGTATCCCCGAGGAGCTCTGGCAGCTCCTGGTCCAGTGCCTGGCCAAGGCACCGGCCTCCCGGCTGCGCGCCTCGGAGCTCGCGCACCGGCTGCGCGAGCTGCTTCCGCTGCTGGCGGGGATACCCCCGCTCGACGTGGACGAGCCGGGCGCCGAGGAGACGGAACCCCAGGCGCTGGCCTACGACGAGCAGCAGTACACACCGGCCGAGGAGCCCCGCAGGCGCGGCGCCGTCCCGCTGGTCCCCGGCTCCGCGCCGGACTCCAACCGCGACACCCACACGAGCATGCGCGTGCCGGCCCCCGACGAGCTGGCCGGCGGCCCGCTGGGCACGGCCCGAGCCCCCCGGGCGCCGGGCCGCCCCCGCCCCGGATCGGCCCGCAACAAATCCGCTGCCGTCCGCAAGCGCCGCATCACCCTGGGCGTCGCCGCGGTCGCCCTGTGCGCGGCCGTCGCCGTGGGCGGCTGGCTGGCGGCGGGCGGCGACGACGCCGGCGCGACCCCCCAGGACACCAAGAACTCGGCCCCCTCGTCCCCGTAG
- a CDS encoding serine/threonine-protein kinase: MRPVGSKYLLEEPLGRGATGTVWRARQRETAGAEAAVAGQPGETVAIKVLKEELANDADVVMRFLRERSVLLRLTHPNIVRTRDLVVEGDLLALVMDLIDGPDLHRYLRENGPLTPVAAALLTAQIADALAASHADGVVHRDLKPANVLVDERDGQMHPMLTDFGIARLADSPGLTRTHEFVGTPAYVAPESAEGRPQTSAVDIYGAGILLYELVTGRPPFAGGTALEVLHRHLSEEPRRPSTVPAPLWTVIERCLSKDPDRRPSAENLARGLRTVAAGIGVHANSSQIAAADGVGALLAPDPAPAAVPETPGAADPTQMLPSNAGSYDPAAPTSVLQQTPGQAGFGQGGAGDADPTSVMPPVPQHPDGPPQPDGPHPWQGQLQAARDRNDQTQVQYLDPGQDPLRRRPQRQQPPQQPPQRQQPPQHQQRPQHQQYPPQQQPQRYQQPQPPQQPQRQQYAPPQQQQYAPPQQPPPQQPAAPRQPRQRSANPMRIPGLGCLKGCLFTVVLLIIAGWLIWELTPLQDWVAQGKGYWEAIGDAISTVTDWVSKIDDSTGGA; this comes from the coding sequence GTGCGGCCGGTAGGCAGCAAGTACCTGCTCGAGGAGCCGCTCGGACGCGGCGCCACGGGCACCGTCTGGCGAGCCCGCCAGCGGGAGACCGCGGGCGCCGAGGCGGCCGTCGCGGGTCAGCCCGGCGAGACCGTGGCGATCAAGGTCCTCAAGGAGGAGCTCGCCAACGACGCCGATGTGGTGATGCGGTTCCTGCGGGAGCGCTCCGTGCTGCTGCGGCTCACCCACCCGAACATCGTGCGCACCCGGGACCTCGTCGTCGAGGGCGATCTCCTCGCCCTGGTGATGGACCTCATCGACGGTCCCGACCTGCACCGGTATCTGCGCGAGAACGGCCCGCTCACCCCGGTCGCCGCCGCCCTGCTGACCGCTCAGATCGCGGACGCGCTCGCCGCCAGCCACGCCGACGGTGTCGTCCACCGCGACCTCAAGCCCGCCAATGTGCTGGTCGACGAGCGCGACGGCCAGATGCACCCGATGCTCACCGACTTCGGCATCGCGCGCCTCGCCGACTCCCCGGGGCTGACCCGGACCCACGAGTTCGTCGGCACCCCCGCCTATGTGGCGCCCGAGTCCGCCGAGGGCCGCCCGCAGACCTCCGCCGTGGACATCTACGGCGCGGGCATCCTGCTGTACGAACTGGTCACCGGACGCCCGCCGTTCGCCGGGGGCACCGCCCTGGAGGTCCTGCACCGGCACCTCAGCGAGGAGCCCCGCCGCCCGAGTACCGTCCCCGCACCGCTGTGGACGGTCATAGAGCGCTGCCTGAGCAAGGACCCCGACCGGCGGCCCAGCGCCGAGAACCTCGCCCGCGGACTGCGTACCGTCGCCGCGGGCATCGGCGTACACGCCAACTCGTCCCAGATCGCGGCCGCCGACGGTGTGGGCGCCCTGCTGGCACCCGACCCGGCGCCCGCCGCGGTCCCGGAGACCCCCGGGGCGGCCGACCCCACGCAGATGCTGCCGAGCAACGCGGGTTCGTACGACCCCGCCGCCCCGACCAGCGTCCTCCAGCAGACCCCGGGACAGGCCGGCTTCGGCCAGGGGGGTGCGGGTGACGCCGACCCGACCTCGGTCATGCCGCCCGTACCGCAGCACCCCGACGGCCCTCCGCAGCCCGACGGCCCGCACCCCTGGCAGGGGCAGCTCCAGGCCGCGCGTGACCGCAACGACCAGACACAGGTCCAGTACCTCGACCCGGGCCAGGACCCGCTGCGCCGTCGGCCCCAGCGCCAGCAGCCGCCCCAGCAGCCTCCGCAGCGGCAGCAACCGCCTCAGCACCAGCAGCGGCCTCAGCATCAGCAGTACCCGCCGCAGCAGCAGCCCCAGCGCTACCAGCAGCCACAACCGCCTCAGCAGCCCCAGCGGCAGCAGTACGCGCCCCCGCAACAACAGCAGTACGCGCCCCCGCAGCAGCCACCGCCCCAGCAGCCGGCCGCGCCGCGCCAGCCGAGGCAGCGCAGCGCCAACCCCATGCGCATCCCGGGTCTCGGCTGCCTCAAGGGCTGCCTGTTCACGGTGGTGTTGCTGATCATCGCGGGCTGGCTGATCTGGGAGCTGACGCCGCTTCAGGACTGGGTCGCCCAGGGCAAGGGCTACTGGGAAGCGATCGGTGACGCGATCAGCACCGTGACCGACTGGGTCTCGAAGATCGACGACAGCACCGGCGGCGCCTGA
- a CDS encoding FHA domain-containing protein: protein MQIRLTVLAPRSGQTPARACDVLVTAPAGTALAAVASGLAAAVSGPDSSLGGGAVVLFAGRERLDAHRIALGDPPLVDGAVLSLQVPGDDEAADDTVPAQLHVVAGPDAGGVHLLHGGQIRIGRSADADVPLDDPDVSRLHCAVTVSEDGRVSVADLGSTNGTSLDGTEVRDRPVPLLPGALLRLGESTLRLTAGSRTATLATAPDGEGHLRVARAEPDAPGGGPAAGDGFAGTAGGFGDEDPDGSGHAYSQAPSHGDPGPQGHDAHRQDDEGGEHAHGPDTVRRHSTHARGTRYGESEAPRRGGIGAWARRLTGGKGDPAQDPDAGAPGRAAPDSPERARSSHTGHASFDAPSSFSPSSSSPSPFSSAPAGTWPDPAAVLLTALGPGPRLWERDAAHPEALVVRLGTTDRADLPAVPVTVGLREAGSLGLAGPRERLAGLARSTVAQLAALHSPFDLEIVLISTDRARSADERRREWAWLGWLPHLRPMHGQDCRLLLAYDREQAMARTAELVRRLDEGPLGPGWPSVDRSAVAEAARAHTGPHTVVIVDGDPGSSVLRETTARLAGAGAAAGIHLICLAETPAASPTSPVTATYETACQTSIAFRECGAVAMLSGDVATALRLLRTAGGQVAGHGTVAAVDAVSAAWAERFGRALAPLRDEGSAALPGRPTAAALPPSARLLDELGLARATPASLMARWASTAESQPGATVRPAAAAPRSDLDTPGSGRTLSTGPRVGAQRTGHDPYHRAPEPTDSGRTPYPGTDGRSSGSTPYPGTDGRGSGRTPYPGTDGRGSGHTPYPGADSRGSGRTPYPGSASDHTPYFGTDTRGSGRTPYPGTDSRGSGRTPYPGSAAPQTSSRTAPQTAAQPASGAAVYAGRPVLVLGAGPRGALSVDLADEGPHLLIEGPAGSGRTELLRAVAASLASAARPDRLGILLVDGAAGEHGERGEGLRPCTELPHVFTHLMASDPVRMREFAQALGGELKRRAELLGPLDFAAWHAQHEVSQRLVGQRPPSAAEQRGDLDSPAGGTLRLRPAAVRAMDPGPSPLPRLVVLADDFDALVAPALGSPGRPAAGSVVRALEAVARDGGRLGVHLVATSARPDRTEDTELARGARLRIVLDAPVLPPSPDEPAPGRGRLGHPDGRVTPFQGGRVTGRIPRTATLRPTVVPLEWERMGDPPTRRPLRELGNGPTDLALLASALERAARSVNAERLPPLIPFSS from the coding sequence ATGCAGATCCGGCTGACCGTCCTCGCGCCGCGCAGCGGCCAGACCCCGGCACGCGCCTGCGACGTGCTCGTCACCGCCCCGGCCGGGACGGCGCTCGCCGCCGTCGCCTCCGGCCTGGCCGCGGCCGTCTCGGGGCCCGACAGTTCTCTCGGCGGCGGAGCGGTGGTGCTGTTCGCCGGACGGGAACGGCTCGACGCGCACCGCATCGCCCTGGGCGATCCGCCCCTGGTGGACGGCGCGGTGCTCTCGCTCCAGGTGCCCGGTGACGACGAAGCGGCGGACGACACCGTCCCGGCGCAGCTGCATGTGGTCGCGGGCCCCGACGCGGGCGGCGTCCACCTGCTGCACGGCGGGCAGATCCGGATCGGCCGCTCGGCCGACGCGGACGTCCCGCTCGACGACCCGGACGTGTCCCGGCTGCACTGCGCGGTGACGGTCTCCGAGGACGGCCGGGTCTCGGTCGCCGACCTGGGTTCCACCAACGGCACCTCGCTGGACGGTACGGAGGTCCGCGACCGCCCGGTCCCGCTCCTCCCGGGCGCACTGCTGCGGCTCGGCGAATCGACGCTGCGGCTCACCGCGGGCTCCCGTACGGCGACCCTGGCGACCGCGCCGGACGGTGAGGGGCACCTGCGGGTGGCCCGGGCGGAACCCGACGCCCCGGGGGGCGGCCCCGCGGCCGGAGACGGCTTCGCGGGCACCGCGGGCGGCTTCGGCGACGAGGACCCGGACGGCTCCGGGCACGCCTACAGCCAGGCCCCCTCCCACGGTGATCCCGGACCGCAGGGGCACGACGCGCACCGGCAGGACGACGAAGGCGGCGAGCACGCACACGGGCCGGACACCGTCCGGCGCCACTCCACGCACGCACGCGGCACCCGGTACGGCGAGAGCGAGGCGCCCCGGCGCGGCGGTATAGGCGCCTGGGCCCGGCGGCTCACGGGCGGCAAGGGCGATCCGGCACAGGACCCGGACGCGGGCGCACCGGGGAGAGCGGCACCCGACTCCCCGGAGCGGGCGCGGTCCTCCCACACCGGGCACGCCTCGTTCGACGCCCCCTCCTCCTTCTCCCCGTCCTCCTCCTCTCCCTCTCCTTTCTCCTCCGCGCCCGCGGGCACCTGGCCCGATCCGGCGGCCGTGCTGCTGACCGCGCTCGGCCCGGGACCCCGGCTGTGGGAGCGCGACGCCGCCCACCCGGAGGCACTCGTCGTACGGCTGGGGACGACCGACCGGGCCGATCTGCCCGCCGTGCCGGTGACCGTGGGGCTGCGGGAGGCCGGTTCGCTCGGCCTCGCCGGACCGCGCGAACGGCTGGCGGGTCTGGCCCGCTCGACCGTGGCGCAGCTCGCCGCGCTGCACTCCCCGTTCGACCTGGAGATCGTGCTGATCAGCACGGACCGGGCCCGTTCCGCGGACGAGCGGCGGCGGGAGTGGGCCTGGCTGGGATGGCTGCCGCATCTGCGCCCGATGCACGGTCAGGACTGCCGGCTCCTCCTCGCGTACGACCGTGAGCAGGCCATGGCCCGTACGGCGGAGCTGGTCCGCCGCCTGGACGAGGGCCCGCTCGGCCCCGGCTGGCCGAGCGTGGACCGGTCCGCGGTGGCCGAGGCCGCCCGCGCCCATACGGGTCCGCACACCGTGGTGATCGTCGACGGCGACCCCGGTTCCTCGGTGCTGCGCGAGACCACGGCCAGGCTGGCCGGTGCGGGAGCGGCCGCCGGAATCCATCTGATCTGCCTCGCCGAGACCCCCGCCGCGTCGCCCACGTCGCCGGTCACCGCGACCTATGAGACCGCGTGCCAGACCTCGATCGCCTTCCGCGAGTGCGGGGCGGTCGCCATGCTGAGCGGCGATGTGGCGACGGCGCTGCGGTTGCTGCGCACGGCGGGCGGCCAGGTCGCGGGGCACGGCACCGTCGCCGCGGTGGACGCGGTGTCGGCCGCCTGGGCCGAGCGGTTCGGGCGGGCCCTGGCGCCGTTGCGCGACGAGGGCTCGGCCGCGCTGCCGGGCCGCCCGACGGCAGCGGCCCTGCCGCCGTCCGCCCGGTTGCTCGACGAGCTGGGGCTGGCCCGCGCCACCCCGGCATCACTGATGGCGCGTTGGGCGTCCACGGCGGAGAGCCAGCCGGGCGCCACGGTCCGTCCCGCGGCCGCCGCGCCGAGGTCGGACCTCGACACCCCGGGCTCGGGCCGCACCCTGAGCACGGGCCCCCGCGTGGGCGCCCAGCGCACGGGCCACGACCCGTACCACCGCGCCCCGGAACCGACGGACTCAGGACGCACGCCATATCCGGGCACGGACGGCCGAAGCTCGGGCAGCACGCCGTATCCGGGCACGGACGGCCGGGGCTCGGGGCGCACGCCGTATCCGGGCACGGACGGCCGGGGCTCGGGGCACACGCCGTATCCCGGCGCGGACTCCCGGGGCTCGGGGCGCACCCCTTATCCCGGCAGCGCCTCCGACCACACGCCGTACTTCGGCACCGACACCCGTGGCTCCGGGCGTACGCCCTACCCGGGTACGGACTCCCGTGGCTCCGGACGTACTCCTTATCCCGGCAGCGCCGCCCCGCAGACCTCGTCCCGGACCGCCCCGCAGACCGCAGCGCAGCCCGCGTCGGGCGCCGCCGTGTACGCCGGGCGGCCGGTGCTCGTGCTCGGGGCGGGGCCGCGCGGCGCCCTCAGTGTCGATCTGGCCGACGAAGGGCCGCACCTCCTCATCGAGGGACCGGCGGGCAGCGGGCGCACCGAGCTGCTGCGGGCCGTGGCCGCCTCGCTCGCCTCCGCCGCCCGCCCCGACCGGCTCGGCATCCTGCTGGTCGACGGGGCCGCGGGCGAGCACGGAGAGCGCGGCGAAGGGCTGCGTCCCTGCACGGAACTCCCGCATGTGTTCACGCACTTGATGGCGTCGGACCCCGTACGGATGCGGGAGTTCGCGCAGGCGTTGGGCGGTGAGCTGAAGCGGCGGGCCGAACTGCTCGGCCCGCTGGACTTCGCCGCGTGGCACGCCCAGCACGAGGTCTCGCAGCGGCTCGTGGGCCAGCGTCCGCCCAGCGCCGCCGAACAGCGCGGCGACCTGGACTCCCCCGCCGGCGGCACCCTGCGGCTGCGGCCCGCCGCCGTACGGGCCATGGACCCGGGCCCCTCCCCGCTGCCCCGGCTCGTCGTCCTCGCCGACGACTTCGACGCCCTGGTCGCCCCGGCGCTCGGCAGCCCCGGCCGCCCTGCCGCGGGGTCGGTCGTACGGGCGCTGGAGGCCGTCGCCAGGGACGGCGGACGGCTCGGCGTCCATCTGGTCGCCACCTCCGCCCGCCCGGACCGCACCGAGGACACGGAGCTGGCCCGCGGCGCCCGGCTGCGCATCGTGCTCGACGCGCCGGTCCTGCCGCCCTCCCCGGACGAACCGGCGCCGGGACGTGGGCGGTTGGGGCACCCGGACGGCCGGGTGACGCCGTTCCAGGGCGGCCGGGTCACGGGCCGCATCCCGCGCACGGCGACCCTGCGCCCCACCGTCGTACCGCTGGAGTGGGAGCGGATGGGCGATCCGCCCACCCGTCGGCCGCTGCGGGAGCTCGGCAACGGGCCGACGGACCTGGCGCTGCTCGCCAGTGCGCTGGAGCGCGCGGCCCGTTCGGTGAACGCTGAACGACTCCCTCCGCTTATCCCGTTCTCTTCCTGA
- the prfB gene encoding peptide chain release factor 2, giving the protein MAVVDISEELKSLSSTMGSIEAVLDLDALRADIVALEEQAAAPSLWDDPDAAQKITSKLSHLQAEVRKAETLRGRIDDLEVLFELAEDEGDADALAEAESELESVKKALDEMEVRTLLSGEYDAREALVNIRAEAGGVDAADFAEKLQRMYIRWAERHGYKTEVYETSYAEEAGIKSTTFAVQVPYAYGTLSVEQGTHRLVRISPFDNQGRRQTSFAGVEVLPVVEQTDHIEIDESELRVDVYRSSGPGGQGVNTTDSAVRLTHLPTGIVVSCQNERSQIQNKASAMNVLQAKLLERRRQEEQAKMNALKGDGGNSWGNQMRSYVLHPYQMVKDLRTDFEIGNPEAVFNGEIDGFLEAGIRWRKQREK; this is encoded by the coding sequence GTGGCAGTCGTCGATATTTCCGAAGAGCTGAAGTCCCTCTCCTCGACCATGGGGTCGATCGAGGCCGTCCTGGACCTGGATGCGCTGAGGGCGGACATCGTCGCGCTCGAGGAGCAGGCGGCGGCGCCGTCCCTCTGGGACGACCCGGACGCGGCACAGAAGATCACCAGCAAGCTTTCGCACCTCCAGGCCGAGGTCCGCAAGGCCGAGACCCTGCGCGGCCGCATCGACGACCTCGAAGTCCTCTTCGAGCTCGCCGAGGACGAGGGCGACGCCGATGCCCTCGCCGAGGCCGAGTCCGAGCTGGAGTCCGTCAAGAAGGCGCTGGACGAGATGGAAGTCCGCACGCTTCTGTCCGGTGAGTACGACGCCCGTGAGGCCCTCGTCAACATCCGGGCCGAGGCGGGCGGCGTGGACGCCGCCGACTTCGCCGAGAAGCTCCAGCGCATGTACATCCGCTGGGCCGAGCGGCACGGCTACAAGACCGAGGTCTACGAGACGTCGTACGCCGAAGAGGCCGGCATCAAGTCGACCACCTTCGCCGTCCAGGTGCCGTACGCCTACGGCACCCTCTCCGTCGAGCAGGGCACCCACCGCCTGGTCCGGATCTCGCCCTTCGACAACCAGGGCCGCCGCCAGACGTCCTTCGCGGGCGTCGAGGTGCTCCCCGTCGTCGAGCAGACCGACCACATCGAGATCGACGAGTCGGAGCTGCGCGTCGACGTGTACCGCTCCTCCGGCCCCGGTGGTCAGGGCGTCAACACCACCGACTCCGCGGTGCGCCTGACGCACCTGCCGACCGGCATCGTCGTCTCCTGCCAGAACGAGCGCTCGCAGATCCAGAACAAGGCCTCCGCGATGAACGTCCTCCAGGCGAAGCTCCTTGAGCGCCGCCGCCAGGAGGAGCAGGCCAAGATGAACGCCCTCAAGGGCGACGGCGGCAACTCCTGGGGCAACCAGATGCGTTCGTACGTCCTGCACCCCTACCAGATGGTGAAGGACCTCCGTACGGACTTCGAGATCGGCAACCCGGAAGCGGTCTTCAACGGCGAGATCGACGGCTTCCTGGAAGCCGGCATCCGCTGGCGCAAGCAGCGGGAGAAGTAA